From Rhododendron vialii isolate Sample 1 chromosome 10a, ASM3025357v1, the proteins below share one genomic window:
- the LOC131303444 gene encoding aspartic proteinase nepenthesin-1-like: protein MASLPPSLSSLLFLTIVLVAMISISLARTTSGQTVDDHQDQLMKTGIKIPLNNIDSHGRFTEFERLHRAMNRGSSRLQKFGEMVTSKNPNITSTVHPGNNEFLMSLSIGTPPKPYYAVMDTSSDLIWIQCKPCPQCFPPQPTQPYNPQNSSSFSTLSCTSTLCKAVEGSCENGCLIFYYYFGSGSLIQGSLDAETFTFDKVSVPNIGFGCMEGVVAGNQLNQPAGVVGLGRGPLSLVSQLADPMFSYCLTSINGTKPSTLLMGSQASVNFSSGGVKTTPLIQNPVIPTFYYVALQGITVGSVKLAINETTFALNANGTGGVIIDSGTSMTYLVESAFTLVKNEFISQLKLPVLQNSNSTGPDLCFKMPSGSSSVQVPSLVFHFKDADLDFPRENYIIADSRTGVICLAMGISSSDISIIGNIQQQNFLVVYDLRKETLSFMPTECDKF from the coding sequence ATGGCTTCATTACcgccttctctctcctctctcctctttctcaccATAGTTTTGGTTGCCATGATTTCCATTTCACTCGCACGTACCACATCAGGACAAACTGTTGATGATCATCAGGATCAACTGATGAAAACTGGTATCAAAATTCCTCTCAATAACATCGATTCGCATGGGAGGTTCACCGAATTTGAGCGTTTACATCGCGCAATGAATCGCGGGAGCTCCAGGCTCCAAAAGTTCGGTGAAATGGTGACATCGAAAAATCCAAATATCACGTCCACGGTTCATCCAGGAAACAATGAGTTCCTTATGAGCTTATCTATAGGGACCCCGCCGAAACCCTACTACGCTGTAATGGACACAAGTAGCGACCTTATATGGATTCAATGCAAGCCTTGCCCGCAGTGTTTTCCTCCTCAGCCCACGCAGCCGTATAATCCGCAGAACTCCTCCTCTTTTTCAACCCTGTCGTGCACTAGCACCCTTTGCAAAGCCGTAGAAGGAAGTTGCGAGAACGGGTGCCTGATTTTCTACTACTATTTCGGAAGTGGTTCTTTGATCCAAGGCTCTTTAGACGCCGAGACCTTTACTTTCGACAAGGTCTCGGTGCCAAACATAGGGTTCGGTTGCATGGAAGGCGTCGTGGCGGGAAATCAGCTGAACCAACCCGCTGGCGTGGTGGGCCTTGGGCGCGGGCCTCTGTCGCTCGTCTCCCAGTTGGCCGACCCTATGTTCTCGTACTGCTTGACTTCTATCAATGGGACTAAACCTAGTACCCTCTTGATGGGCTCCCAAGCAAGTGTGAACTTCTCAAGTGGTGGTGTCAAAACCACCCCTCTGATTCAAAACCCAGTGATACCCACCTTTTACTATGTTGCTCTTCAAGGAATCACAGTTGGTAGCGTCAAGTTGGCCATAAACGAAACAACTTTTGCTCTCAACGCTAACGGGACCGGAGGCGTAATCATAGATTCCGGCACTTCGATGACATATTTGGTGGAGAGTGCTTTTACTCTTGTCAAAAATGAGTTCATCTCTCAACTAAAGCTTCCGGTACTACAAAATTCCAATTCCACCGGGCCCGATCTGTGCTTCAAAATGCCGTCCGGTTCCTCAAGTGTGCAGGTACCCTCGTTGGTATTCCATTTTAAAGATGCAGATTTAGATTTCCCGAGGGAAAACTACATTATTGCAGATTCAAGAACGGGGGTGATATGTTTGGCCATGGGAATTAGTTCAAGCGACATCTCCATAATTGGGAATATACAGCAGCAGAACTTCTTGGTGGTGTATGACTTGCGGAAAGAAACCTTATCATTTATGCCGACGGAATGCGATAAGTTTTGA